A region of Vitis riparia cultivar Riparia Gloire de Montpellier isolate 1030 chromosome 12, EGFV_Vit.rip_1.0, whole genome shotgun sequence DNA encodes the following proteins:
- the LOC117926131 gene encoding anthocyanidin 3-O-glucosyltransferase 2-like: protein MEQTELVFIPFPIIGHLASALEIAKLITKRDPRFSITIFIMKFPFGSTDGMDTDSDSIRFVTLPPVEVSSETTPSGHFYSEFLKVHIPLVRDAVHELTRSNSVRLSGFVIDMFCTHMIDVADEFGVPSYLFFSSGAAVLGFLLHVQFLHDYEGLDINEFKDSDAELDVPTLVNSVPGKVFPAWMFDKESGGAEMLLYHTRRFREVKGILVNTFIELESHAIQSLSGSTVPEVYPVGPILNTRMGSGGGQQDASAIISWLDDQPPSSVIFLCFGSMGSFGADQIKEIAYGLEHSGHRFLWSLRQSPQKGKMEFSSGYENIEEVLPEGFLHRTARIGKVIGWAPQIAVLAHSAVGGFVSHCGWNSLLESIWYGVPVATWSMYAEQQINAFQMVKDLGLAIEIKIDYNKDSDYVVSAHEIENGLRNLMNINSEVRKKRKEMKKISRKVKIDGGSSHFSLGRFIEDMMDSKVI, encoded by the coding sequence ATGGAGCAAACTGAGCTGGTCTTCATACCATTTCCTATCATCGGCCACCTTGCGTCTGCACTGGAGATTGCAAAGCTGATTACTAAGCGAGACCCCCGATTCTCAATCACGATTTTCATCATGAAGTTTCCGTTTGGGTCCACTGATGGTATGGACACGGACTCTGATTCCATACGTTTCGTCACACTTCCTCCTGTAGAGGTCAGCTCCGAAACGACCCCGTCTGGTCACTTCTACTCTGAATTCCTCAAAGTTCACATACCACTCGTCCGAGACGCCGTCCACGAGCTCACTCGCTCCAACTCGGTTCGGCTCTCTGGGTTCGTTATTGATATGTTCTGCACCCACATGATTGACGTGGCCGATGAGTTTGGGGTGCCTTCCTATCTCTTCTTCTCTTCCGGCGCTGCTGTTCTTGGCTTCCTGTTACATGTTCAGTTCCTCCATGATTATGAGGGCTTGGATATTAATGAGTTCAAGGACTCGGATGCTGAGTTGGATGTTCCGACTTTGGTTAACTCAGTTCCGGGTAAGGTCTTCCCTGCTTGGATGTTTGACAAGGAAAGCGGAGGGGCTGAGATGCTTCTGTATCACACGAGGAGATTCAGAGAAGTCAAGGGTATTCTGGTAAATACGTTTATTGAGCTTGAATCACATGCTATTCAATCACTTTCTGGCAGTACAGTACCCGAGGTGTATCCCGTTGGACCCATACTCAACACCCGAATGGGATCTGGTGGGGGTCAACAAGATGCCAGTGCCATCATCAGTTGGCTTGACGATCAGCCTCCATCGTCTGTGATTTTCCTGTGCTTCGGGAGCATGGGAAGCTTTGGTGCGGATCAAATCAAGGAGATAGCTTATGGGTTAGAGCACAGCGGGCATCGCTTCTTGTGGTCCCTTCGCCAATCTCCCCAAAAGGGTAAAATGGAATTTTCAAGCGGCTATGAAAATATTGAGGAAGTTCTACCAGAAGGATTTTTACATCGGACGGCTAGAATTGGAAAGGTGATTGGATGGGCTCCACAGATAGCAGTTTTAGCCCACTCAGCTGTTGGAGGATTTGTATCTCATTGTGGATGGAATTCTTTGCTAGAAAGCATATGGTACGGTGTTCCTGTAGCCACTTGGTCAATGTATGCAGAACAACAAATCAACGCATTTCAAATGGTGAAAGATTTGGGGCTGgcaatagaaattaaaatagattaTAATAAGGATAGTGATTATGTTGTAAGTGCTCATGAGATTGAAAATGGGTTAAGGAACCTAATGAATATTAATAGTGAAGTGAGGAAGaagaggaaagaaatgaaaaaaataagtagaaaaGTCAAGATAGATGGTGGATCCTCACACTTTTCTTTAGGGCGTTTTATTGAAGACATGATGGACAGCAAAGTGATATGA
- the LOC117926306 gene encoding anthocyanidin 3-O-glucosyltransferase 2-like, producing the protein MEQTELVFIPFPVIGHLASALEIAKLITKRDPRFSITIFIMKFPFGSTDGMDTDSDSIRFVTLPPVEVSSETTPSGHFFSEFLKVHIPLVRDAVHELTRSNSVRLSGFVIDMFCTHMIDVADEFGVPSYLFFPSGAAVLGFLLHVQFLHDYEGLDINEFKDSDADLDVPTFVNSIPGKVFPAGMFDKESGGAEMLLYHTRRFREVKGILVNTFIELESHAIQSLSGSTVPEVYPVGPILNTRMGSGGGQQDASAIMNWLDDQPPSSVVFLCFGSMGSFGADQIKEIAHALEHSGHRFLWSLRQPPPKGKMIPSDHENIEEVLPEGFLHRTARIGKVIGWAPQIAVLAHSAVGGFVSHCGWNSLLESMWYGVPVATWPIYAEQQINAFQMVKDLGLAVEIKIDYNKDRDYVVSAHEIENGLRNLMNINSEVRKKRKENEKISRKVMIDGGSSHFSLGHFIQDMMDSKVMKGKDAL; encoded by the coding sequence ATGGAGCAAACTGAGCTGGTCTTCATCCCATTTCCTGTCATCGGCCACCTTGCGTCTGCACTGGAGATTGCAAAGCTGATTACTAAGCGAGACCCCCGATTCTCAATCACGATTTTCATCATGAAGTTTCCGTTTGGGTCCACTGATGGTATGGACACGGACTCTGATTCCATACGTTTCGTCACACTTCCTCCTGTAGAGGTCAGCTCCGAAACGACCCCGTCTGGTCACTTCTTCTCTGAATTCCTCAAAGTTCACATACCACTCGTCCGAGACGCCGTCCACGAGCTCACTCGCTCCAACTCGGTTCGGCTCTCTGGGTTCGTTATTGATATGTTCTGCACCCACATGATTGACGTGGCCGATGAGTTTGGGGTGCCTTCCTATCTCTTCTTCCCTTCCGGCGCTGCTGTTCTTGGCTTCCTGTTACATGTTCAGTTCCTCCATGATTATGAGGGCTTGGATATTAATGAGTTCAAGGACTCGGATGCTGATTTGGATGTTCCGACTTTTGTTAACTCAATTCCGGGTAAGGTCTTCCCTGCTGGGATGTTTGACAAGGAAAGCGGAGGGGCTGAGATGCTTCTGTATCACACGAGGAGATTCAGAGAAGTCAAGGGTATTCTGGTAAATACGTTTATTGAGCTTGAATCACATGCCATTCAATCACTTTCTGGCAGTACAGTACCCGAGGTGTATCCCGTTGGACCCATACTCAACACCCGAATGGGATCTGGTGGGGGTCAACAAGATGCTAGTGCCATCATGAATTGGCTTGATGATCAGCCTCCATCGTCCGTGGTTTTCCTGTGCTTCGGGAGCATGGGAAGCTTTGGTGCGGATCAAATCAAGGAGATAGCACATGCGTTAGAGCACAGTGGGCATCGCTTCTTGTGGTCCCTTCGCCAACCTCCCCCAAAGGGTAAAATGATTCCAAGCGACCATGAAAATATTGAGGAAGTTCTACCAGAAGGATTTTTACATCGGACGGCTAGAATTGGAAAGGTGATTGGATGGGCTCCACAAATAGCGGTTTTAGCCCACTCAGCTGTTGGAGGATTTGTATCTCATTGTGGGTGGAATTCTTTGCTAGAAAGCATGTGGTATGGTGTTCCAGTAGCCACTTGGCCAATATATGCAGAACAACAAATCAACGCATTTCAAATGGTGAAAGATTTGGGGTTGGCGgtagaaattaaaatagattaCAATAAGGATCGTGATTATGTTGTAAGTGCTCATGAGATTGAAAATGGATTAAGGAACCTAATGAATATTAATAGTGAAGTGAGgaagaagaggaaagaaaatgaaaaaataagtaGAAAAGTCATGATAGATGGCGGATCCTCACACTTTTCTTTAGGCCATTTTATTCAAGACATGATGGACAGCAAAGTGATGAAAGGGAAAGATGCATTGTAG